One Lepus europaeus isolate LE1 chromosome 4, mLepTim1.pri, whole genome shotgun sequence genomic window, CGGCGCCCAGCACCGCAGCGCCGTCCACACCACCAGCGTCAGCACCAGCAGGCTGCTCACGGCGCAGATGGCCACGATCAGGGACGCGTTCACGTCCAGCAGCGCcgccgcgccgcccgccgccgccgccgccgcacccGCCCGCGACgaggacgccgccgccgccgccgcttgcCCGCTGTCCACCAGCGACAGCAgcaccgtggccgtggccgtcaGCGCGGGCTCGCCGTGGTCCttcaccagcaccagcagccgcTGGCGCGCCAAGTCCGCCTCGTCCAGGCTGCGCGTCGTGCTGATCTCGCCCGTGTACAGCCCCACGCGGAACGGGAgccgcgccccgcccgccgcAGCCGACGCCGCCCCAGCCGCATTCGCATTCGCATTGGGCGCCGCCTGCAGCTCGTACGACAGCCACGCGTTGTAGCCGGCGTCCGCGTCCACCGCGCGCACCTTCGCCACCACGTGGCCCGCGCCCGCCGACCGCGACACCCACACCGGCACCGCCTCGCTCGCCggcccgcccgcgccccgcggCAGCACCCACGGCGCGTGGTCGTTCTCGTCCAGCACGAACACCTGCAGCGTCACGTTGCTGCCCAGCGCCGGCACGCCCGCGTCGCGCGCGCTCACCTCGAAgcgcagcagctccagctcctcgcgGTCCAGCGGCTGCAGCGCGTGCACGCGCCCGCTCTCCGCGTGCACCGACACGTAGCTCGACAGCAGGCGCTCGCCCACGCGCCGCTCCACCAGCGAGTACGACACGCGCGCGTTCTCCCGCGCGTCCGCGTCGCGCGCCGACACCGTCACCAGGTGGCAGCCCGGCGCGTTGTTCTCCCTCACGAACACCGTGTACTCGGCCTGCGCGAACGCGGGCGCGTTGTCGTTCACGTCCGCCACCTCCACCCACACGCTGGCCGACGCCCGCAGCGCCGGCGAGCCCGCGTCGCGCGCCGTCACCACCACGCCGTAGCCCGACACCAGCTCGCGGTCCAGCCCGCTCTCCAGCACCAGCGAGTAGTAGTTCCTGAAGGTCGACAGCAGCCGGAAGGGCACGTCGGGCGTCAGGGCGCAGCTCACCTGCCCGTTGGCGCCCGAGTCGCGGTCCGAGACAGTGATGAGGGCGATCACCGTGCCCACGGGAGCGTCCTCGCGGACGGGCAGTGAAAGAGAAGTGACCACCACTTCGGGTGGATTATCATTTTCATCTAAGATTTCCACTAGGACGGTGCAGTGGCCAACCATGGGTGGGTTTCCTTTATCTGTGACATCCACGAGAATTTCATAGCTGTTGCTATCCTCGAAGTCAATAGCATCGTTTACTTTTATTTCTCCAGTCCTCTCGTTTATTGCGAATTTCTGTCTCACGACAGGAGGCACCAAAGAACTAAAGGAATACACCATTTCCTTGTTTACGCCCTCGTCGGCATCAGAGGCGTTCAGCCGCGTTACTAACGTTTGGTTCGCTGGGTTTTCGTACATTTTCACTTCGTAAACAGATCTGTCACACACCGGGGCGTTGTCGTTGGCGTCCAGCACCAGGATCAGCAGAGACACAGAGCCGCTCAGTTCCGGTTTGCCCCCGTCAGTTACCGTCAGTAACAACTCCAGCTGAGGAGTTTCCTCACGATCCAGCAGTTTTCGTAGAACGAGCACTGGGAATTTGCCTTTACCTCTTTTATTTATAACATCAAGAACGAAGAACTCGTTGGAAGCCAGCTTGTAAGTAAGCATTGCGTTCTCTCCAACGTCCGCATCCGACGCGCCCTCTAGCGGAAACCGCGAGTCCAGCAGTCTAGACTCGGGTATGGAGAGCTTTTGTTCCTTCACGGAGAACACGGGTGGGTTGTCGTTGATgtccctcacctccacctccacgtgGAACACCTGCAGCGGCcgctccaccaccacctccaggtGCACGCTGCACTCCGCGCTCCGCCCGCACAGCGCCTCGCGGTCCATCCGCGCGTTCACGAACAGGATGCCGTTCTGCACGTTCACCTCCAGCAGGTCCCCGCCGGCCCGGGACGCCACCCGGAACAGGCGCGGCACCAGCTCGGCCAGCGGCAGCCCCAGGTCCTGCGCCAGGCGGCCCACGAACGTGCCGTGCTGGGCCTCCTCGGGGACCGAGTAGCGCAGCTGGGCGCTGCCCGCCCGCCAGGCTgccagcagcaggagccagggcagcagGCGCCGGGCTCCAGGGCCGCCAGATCTAGAGACCAAGGTCGCTGCTTGTTCTTGCGTCACAGACCAATAAATTAGCGACCTGGAACGCACACACGCTCTGAAATGTCCTCTTCGGTTTCCTGCTTCCATTTTTAATCCCGGTTGCTGAGATCTCAGATTTTAGTTACTTCCTAGTTCGTCAGAAACCGTGGGTTGAGCCTTTGTTCCGAAAAGCTCCTATTTTGTGGACGACAGCGACATCCGGTGGCTTAGTATGTAAGTACAAATCTTTGAATTTAACAAGTTTGCTTTCAGTTCCCTTTTAGCTCTACTTTTACGTAACCTTATCTCTATGGCCTTTCAAAGCCTTACCGTAAGTCTCTTGCACATGACAATAATGTTGATCCCACGTACGTTTTCATATATATGCTCAGAGAAGTAATTCTTCCACTAATCACAGATCATAGTTAGCTAAATTTAGAATGCCTTAACCTTTTACAGACTACTGAGTGTACTAGTGTTTTGGTGATTCCCAGTTTAGGTCTCTAAGTTATGAATCAtaattcctttctctttgtcGTTACCTTGATATGAGATGCAGCTTACTTAGACATTAATCTCAAGCATGCACTGCCTGTGAGGTGTTTCCAACCCCTAAATTCCAGTATCACAAGAGCATAAAGAGATCCCTGCTTCATCATCAGACATGTCTCCACGTAGATTCCTATAATCTCACATGCTAGCCATGTGACTTTGGTTTTCTAACCATTtaatctctccctgtctgtttctACTTTCACAACATTGGTGGGTAGTAGGTGGTTAAGTGAATTATGATGCTGTAAGGATCTAACACAGTACCTTAAACTGAGTGAGCACTTCATCAATGCAAAGTATTCTCAGGCTTTATGTTGTCCACATTTGTTTTTCATGATGCTCAAGACCAAATCTGTCTCCTCAGGAAAAATTATTTCCCATAGAATATTGTCACTCTACTCCTTAGGAAAAGGGAAAAGTGCCTTGATTGAGAAATCAGCTCTATAAGAACAAGTTTCACTTTATCATACCTCACAGAGGCAAAAAGCATTTTAATTATGATTCTAAATAAAGTAATTCACAAGCTTGATTTCTACCTTCAGAGCCAACTGCATTTATCCTAGTTACATTAAgcttttcaaatatacaaatgatACAGTTCTGGAATTTATGATTTTTATCAATGTCAGTATTTTTCATCACAGccttcagtaaaaatatttttgtctctcAAGGTTCTTTGAGtcaaattttcagaaataaaaattctccACTGATATATCTATGCTGCTGAAGAAAAcctttttccaaaaaataaaattaaggaaatgcTAGGAAAACGTAATACAAAGTTGATTAATTTATTGATGTTCTAAATTGTCAAATGTATTTTAATGTATAAATAACTTTAAACTTTTTGAGTGACAGTACTTATGAATAAGAGAAGTGACAGGGATAAGAGTCACTCAATTTATCAGCTTATGAACCTTAATAAATCCTATTTTTATACTCCTCTACTTCTTTGGAAAGATTCTAGGataaaaatccattcaaattCTGACTTTAGGAGTACTTCTCTTATAaatcatgaattaaaatgtaatgaTTTATCCACTCATCCACAAAACCAATGTTCAGCTTGAGCTATCAATTAGaatcttaaaatatgtttataattgATTAATTCCAACACAATGATATGAACTAAATTCCACTCCTTTTAATgtgcatattttcatttatttttgtctacttgaaagagagacagagatacacacacacacacgcgcgcgcaagCGCGTgcacgcgcacacgcacacacacacaccaagcatctgctggttcacatcccaaatgctttcaagagctgggactggggcagactgaagtcaggagtctggagctcaatccagttctcccacatgggtagcagggacccaactacttgagccctcacctgctgcctcacctACTGCACAGTAGCAGTGCTTGaatggaaagcagagccaggacccaaacccaggcactctaatgtaggATACAGGTACCTTAAATAGTGTCATAACAGctaagccaaatgcttgcccctaatGTGCATTTTATACCAAGAAATAACATAAATGTcccaatatatatgtatacatgatgCTGAATTAAAAATGAGTTAGCTAAATAACAGCCCCTTGTTTATTCaataaattctgaattttaattgacataaaaaATTATACCCCTTTAAATAATTGCTTTGTAAAGTATTAAATAGTTATGAATTAAACCAACAGTTGGATAAGAATCACCTGGGATGATTGTTAAGCTGCAATTTTGCCCTTACTATCCATTTTGGAAATTTTGAGACAGAGTGTTAAATTAACATTGAGATAGGACTCCAGGTGTTGCTAATGTGTTTAGCACCAGTAGTTCTAAAAATAGGCTGGCCATAGACTGAATTTGTCTGGAACAGGCTGTTATGTCTGTGGTCTTGTGAGCTTATTTCGAGTGCCCCTTTCAAAGGCATCTGAGATCAGATTGTGACTTAGTTTACCCTATCTTTAACTGTGATTTAAGAAAAATAGGAGCATCCCTACTGGCTTCCTGTTTCTAGTTTAACTGAGGAAAGTTACAGACACATACAGGGATAGCTACTAGGCAAAACAATAAAGGGCTTCTAGGATCTCACTTCTGTTCAGAACATCCCAATCTTTGAATCCCAACCTCCCGGGATCCCAGTGTGCTCAGCCTTCCTGATGACTTCAAAGGACAAATGCATTATTAAAATGTTCACAGCCCTTCTGAGAATTTGCATATACTGCAGCCCATAACTTGAGAgataataaaaatcaatttaaaggACAAAATTACCAACGACATCAAAATACCCATGCATATAAGACATAAACTTTTTTGTTACAGAGAACATAATGAGGATTTTAGAAACATTAGCCATAGAAACAAGAGGGGTTGTTTTTTGGGCAAAAGATGTTTTAATACCCCCTCGATCCATATTACGAGTCAGATACCTGGGCCCAAGCTCAAACGATATATAGAACCATCCCACCCAAAAAATCCTCCAAGACAGAGATATTTGAAACTATAAGCCTGAATTCAAGGTGAGTCGTATTGATAGACAGAGGTTTATTACACAAGAGACTACtggttttgaaagaaagaaaatgaaaaaaaaaaaagattatgttgtAGCACattccaaatatgtattttaggCCAGCTACTTTGgcaaacacttttattttaacTTGCATTTGAATCATCATTGTAGCTCTATTCCCAAGGCCACTCTGATTTTGCCCCATGAAGATTTTAACTAAAGAGTGCCttgtaaaatgtattttacacaagataaaataattgaaaaagaaagataaatcacACAACAAAAACTCCAAGTacaagtgactttttaaaaaaatcaataagaaaaatattgcaGAATGGGGAGAACCAGCAGTTTAAACATCACCAACCACAAGGTAAGAGGCGACGACTTTCATGATGTGTAACCTCACAGCCAGACCCCTGATTGTGAACAAGGAAATGCCCATTTAAACTGGCAGTAGGCACTTGTAAGTTCAAAACTTCGTAGTTCAAGATAGTGTAAAAAGTAGAGCCTTGACTTCCTAAACAATTCTACCATGAAATTGAGAAAAACTGAGTAAAGATGAGAATGTACTCTCAAAGAAAGTACCTGTGAGGAAAGTGTTTTCACTAGcatcagaaaagaaaatttctaGATGTAAAAGTGATTGTTCAtccacaattttttttagaaaaatttttttatttgacaggtagagttacagacagtgtgagagagaaacagagagaaaggtcttcctttaccgttggttcacccttcaatggccgctgtggccggcgcacctcgctgatccgaagccaggaaccaggtgcttctcctggtctcccatggggtgcaggacccaaggacctgggccatcctccactgccttcccgggccacagaagagagctggcctggaagaggggcaacctggacagaatccggcaccctgactgggactagaacccgatatgccggtgccgaaggcagaggattagcctagtgagccgcagcaccggcccatcCACACTTTCTCATACACTGGATGTCCAGCCTCTGAGAAACATATTTCGTATACGCTGAAATGCGGAGTTACATTTCTGACAGATTCCTAAGCAGCGCCAACCATTTCTAGAGTTTGTCAGAAGTTACTCTGTGATAGGGAGTGCTGCTCAACTACCAGGCAGGCCCACAAGAGTTGCCACCTAGAACGAGGTGGAGGGCTACAAGGTCATCGTGCTAGCAGTCACTAAGTGATTCTGCTAGTGTCCTTGTACCCAGCAGGATGAGAATAAGACCCAACCCATAACAAACAGCTGCACTAATGAGTTGAATTCCTGGATGACTGACACATTGGCTTTCACACTAGTCATGAGGTGCAGCAGCAGCCCACCAGAAATTCGGTGTTTCTTCCTCATGAGTCTACACATGAACTGATTCACGACTGACAAATGTGTGCTCCAACATAGTCTGCAATGATTCTTCTTAAAAGTCAAAACACGAAAATCTGCTCCAAAGATAAAGGACACACTTTGCGGGATATTTTTAAGGTTGGCCTATCTTGGGGAAAACAGGGGAAGGGAGACACTTATTTAAAAGGACCACAggaagtaattaaaatttttgaaaaacaaattgacGACATATTAGTAAAATATGAGCAAAACCTACCTTCCCAGGACAGTCCAAAGAAGCAGGCGGTACTGTTCCATCTTCAGAGAGCGGACCCGGAGGAAGGCCGGGGCTGAAGGCCATGAGGTCGGCCTTGGGCGCGCCCTCGCCGCCGCTCACCCGCTGCCGCCTCCGCTGCGAGCACGACCAGCTCCCCACCGCGCTCGCGCACACCAGCGCCGGCTGCCCCGGCCCGCACGCGCCCTCCGCGGCCGGCGCCCAGCACCGCAGCGCCGTCCACACCACCAGCGTCAGCACCAGCAGGCTGCTCACGGCGCAGATGGCCACGATCAGGGACGCGTTCACGTCCAGCAGCGCcgccgcgccgcccgccgccgccgcaccCGCCGCCCGCGACGAGGACGCCACCCCCGCCGGCGCCTGCCCGCCGTCCACCAGCGACAGCAgcaccgtggccgtggccgtcaGCGCGGGCTCGCCGTGGTCCttcaccagcaccagcagccgcTGGCGCGCCAAGTCCGCCTCGTCCAGGCTGCGCGTCGTGCTGATCTCGCCCGTGTACAGCCCCACGCGGAACGGGAGCCGCGCCCCGCCCGACGACGCCGCCACCGCCCCATTCGCATTCGCATTCGCATTCGGCGCCGCCTGCAGCTCGTACGACAGCCACGCGTTGTAGCCGGCGTCCGCGTCCACCGCGCGCACCTTCGCCACCACGTGGCCCGCGCCCGCCGACCGCGACACCCACACCGGCACCGCCTCGCTCGCCggcccgcccgcgccccgcggCAGCACCCACGGCGCGTGGTCGTTCTCGTCCAGCACGAACACCTGCAGCGTCACGTTGCTGCCCAGCGCCGGCACGCCCGCGTCGCGCGCGCTCACCTCGAAgcgcagcagctccagctcctcgcgGTCCAGCGGCTGCAGCGCGTGCACGCGCCCGCTCTCCGCGTGCACCGACACGTAGCTCGACAGCAAGCGCTCGCCCACGCGCCGCTCCACCAGCGAGTACGACACGCGCGCGTTCTCCCGCGCGTCCGCGTCGCGCGCCGACACCGTCACCAGGTGGCAGCCCGGCGCGTTGTTCTCCCTCACGAACACCGTGTACTCGGCCTGCGCGAACGCGGGCGCGTTGTCGTTCACGTCCGCCACCTCCACCCACACGCTGGCCGACGCCCGCAGCGCCGGCGAGCCCGCGTCGCGCGCCGTCACCACCACGCCGTAGCCCGACACCAGCTCGCGGTCCAGCCCGCTCTCCAGCACCAGCGAGTAGTAGTTCCTGAAGGTCGACAGCAGCCGGAAGGGCACGTCGGGCGTCAGGGCGCAGCTCACCTGCCCGTTGGCGCCCGAGTCGCGGTCCGAGACAGTGATGAGGGCGATCACCGTGCCCACGGGAGCGTCTTCTTTCACAGGGAGCCAGAGCGTTTTTACAGTCAGCTCTGGGGCGTGGTCGTTTTCGTCCACCACTTCCACAAGAACCGTACAGTGACCAGCCAGGGGTGGCAGACCTTTGTCCATGGCCTCTACTCGAATCTTGTGCACCTGGCTTTCCTCGAAGTCGATGAGCCCAGCTACCGTAATCGCCCCACTCACGGCATCTATGTGGAACTTGGATTTCACACCTGCAGACACATCACTGGAGAACGAGTAAATGATGTCCCCGTTCAAGCCTTCGTCCGGGTCCGAGGCGTTGAGGGTAAGCACTGGAGTCCCGACCGAAACGTTTTCCGGTAGCCTCACCGTATAGAGAGTTCTGTCGAACGCTGGGGCGTTGTCGTTGGCATCCAGCACTGTGACGAGCAGCTGAACAGTGCCAGTCAGCTCCGGTTTGCCTGCATCGGTGGCCGTCAGCAGTAGGTGAAGCTCcggagcttcctccctgtctaAAGGTTTCCGCAGTACGAGCCCCAGAGGTTTCACCTGCTCGTGGCTGCTGGGCACATCCAGCGAGAAATACTCACTGGGGCTCAGCGTGTAGGTCAGCAGCGCGTTCTGCCCGATGTCTGCGTCGGATGCGCCCTCCAGTGGAAGCCGAGAGTCAAGAGCCCTCGCTTCAGAAATGAACAGATTCTTCCGTGTAGCCGGGAACACGGGCGGGTTGTCGTTGATgtccctcacctccacctccacgtgGAACACCTGCAGCGGCcgctccaccaccacctccaggtGCACGCTGCACTCCGCGCTCCGCCCGCACAGCGCCTCGCGGTCCATCCGCGCGTTCACGAACAGGATGCCGTTCTGCACGTTCACCTCCAGCAGGTCCCCGCCGGCACGGGACGCCACCCGGAACAGGCGCGGCACCAGCTCGGCCAGCGGCAGCCCCAGGTCCTGCGCCAGGCGGCCCACGAACGTGCCGTGCTGGGCCTCCTCGGGGACCGAGTAGCGCAGCTGGGCGCTGCCCGCCCGCCAGGCTGCCAGCAGCacaaaggaaagcagcagaaggcggtTCTGCGGGACTCCTCCGCGGGAGTACAACATTTCCGACCCTCAGTGTTTTCTAATGATCGGTAATTGCctcaaaatgaagtgaaattaTCTGAATCGTCAGGCCCCTCCTCCTGTGTTCGCCATGGCAGCACAACGCACGGAGTGTCTTCCCCACAGACGCGCGGAGGGCGGTATTTGTCTTGAATCTGAGAGAATATTGCGGCAAGAGCGACATCATGCGGCCCAAAGAGTAAGTACAAACCCCGTGAATAAACCTTGCACAATTATCTTGCAAAActttattttctgagtttttcttaATTAACCAGAGGACTACATATATCTAGCCTGAGGCATTTTTTAGCGGACTAATCTGTAAAAAGTTGGAATGACCTTAAATTGTTTCCTCACACTGGGAAAACTCTccacataattttaaaacatttgaaatcaagtgatattaaaatatttaaactacCTTGAATTTAAATTTGGAAATTCTTTTGTTCTGAAATTTAGGACGTCTCCTATTCCTAGACATAGGTATCTGGATTAAGACAACTCAATAAATTAGTGCAATAGTGATTCCAGAAGAACAGATCAtcactaatgaaaaaaaaaaagagatcaagaaaaaatGACATGCTTTGGAGGCAGTTTCCTTAAGGGATTTTATAAATTggagatgtgttaaatattttcaggaaggaaggaatgctTTAAGATctcctgtttttctctttattgcCATTTACACGATCTATTTCCACCAACGCCTTGCATTCCTTCAGCTATATAGAGTTTGAATCTTTCAAAGCCTTATCATAGGTGAATAATCTCTGCTTTATAATCTCCAAAGCAGTTTTTCTTAGgtcttttcataatatattttaacttCATTACTGTCCAACGTTCATACTGATGGAAATTGTGGTGTTAAAGTTAGGCTTTGAATTATTTTCCTGTGCGAGTTTCACTTTAGGAAAATTCTTTTGTGAGTTCCATTTTGTCATTCCAAAATAAAAGTGGGTTAATTACATCTAGATTTCAGAGCTTAAGCAAAATCTCTCCAGGTTGTTGTGGTTGCTGTTTTTTGTATCTGCAGTAGtttctttcatattcttttttttttttttttgacaggcagagtagacagtgagagatagacagagagaaaggtcttccttttgctgtttgttcaccctccaatggccgccgcggtaggcgcgctgcggccggcgcaccacgctgatccgatggcaggagccaggtgcttatcctggtctcccatggggtgcagggcccaagcacttgggccatcctccactgcactccctgaccacagcagagagctggcctggaagaggggcaactgggacaggatcggtgccccgaccgggactagaacccggtgtgccagcgccgcaaggcggaggattagcccagtgagccgcagcgccggcctctttcatATTCTTGATAACCCAACCCTTTTAATAAGGCGATGCAGTCCTTGATTATTCCAGCAAATACGTAATTCATCTTCCCATTCAACCTTTTCCAAACATAACGCTGATTTATTTTGTTCAACCCGTGTTGATTACCTACAATTTCTCCTGAATGGAGTCCAAATTTCTTAATCAGCTATTCAAAATCAACTCTTGTTCTCAAAATCAAGAGATTTCCTCACATTATTCTTCCTGCCTTTAGTCCATGCAATCCATGTTTTAACTGAAGTGGACTACTCCGTACTCCTAGTCTGCAAGCATGTATATATCTTCTCAACAGTGATGTCTTCAAATTCCAGTCTCTGAAAATCTGCATGACTTCTCCTTCATGGTAATGTTCACTGTTCTCAATGTTCCCCCAAGAAACCTCCCCatttaaaatatcttagaaaCATCCAGCCACTGcaagtgttctttaaaaaaagcaaatagaatGGTGTTCTTTCAATGCCAACCTTGCTATCTACAATCTCTGGCCTCATTTTGTATAACTCACATTGTTTATTTTGCATTAAACTTGAAGACTGAGGTTGGATCTTGATAACCAGGTGATTCCCAACATGACAACATACACTTAGAGACTTGAATGCGCTCCATTGTGTATTTAGTAAGGACTGGTGGTTATTGTCTTCTCTACTTTCCAAggaagctgatttttaaaaattattctataaTGATATGTCTACAAATGGATTACTTACCTTATTAGATCTATAACCTAAGTTGATTTTATATCATCAGAATATTATTATGCACTTCTTTTTAAGAAAGGGAAAATACTATTgctggaaagaaagagagatgtcaAATACCTATCCAGACTTCTCAAGATCCTCAGGAAATTTGTAAACATGGAAAAAGAATTGTGAATACAAGGTAATCTAGACTTTCCCT contains:
- the LOC133758790 gene encoding LOW QUALITY PROTEIN: protocadherin alpha-10-like (The sequence of the model RefSeq protein was modified relative to this genomic sequence to represent the inferred CDS: inserted 1 base in 1 codon) translates to MCKRLTNKQRPWSLDLAALEPGACCPGSCCWQPGXAGSAQLRYSVPEEAQHGTFVGRLAQDLGLPLAELVPRLFRVASRAGGDLLEVNVQNGILFVNARMDREALCGRSAECSVHLEVVVERPLQVFHVEVEVRDINDNPPVFSVKEQKLSIPESRLLDSRFPLEGASDADVGENAMLTYKLASNEFFVLDVINKRGKGKFPVLVLRKLLDREETPQLELLLTVTDGGKPELSGSVSLLILVLDANDNAPVCDRSVYEVKMYENPANQTLVTRLNASDADEGVNKEMVYSFSSLVPPVVRQKFAINERTGEIKVNDAIDFEDSNSYEILVDVTDKGNPPMVGHCTVLVEILDENDNPPEVVVTSLSLPVREDAPVGTVIALITVSDRDSGANGQVSCALTPDVPFRLLSTFRNYYSLVLESGLDRELVSGYGVVVTARDAGSPALRASASVWVEVADVNDNAPAFAQAEYTVFVRENNAPGCHLVTVSARDADARENARVSYSLVERRVGERLLSSYVSVHAESGRVHALQPLDREELELLRFEVSARDAGVPALGSNVTLQVFVLDENDHAPWVLPRGAGGPASEAVPVWVSRSAGAGHVVAKVRAVDADAGYNAWLSYELQAAPNANANAAGAASAAAGGARLPFRVGLYTGEISTTRSLDEADLARQRLLVLVKDHGEPALTATATVLLSLVDSGQAAAAAASSSRAGAAAAAAGGAAALLDVNASLIVAICAVSSLLVLTLVVWTALRCWAPAAEGACGPGQPALVCASAVGSWSCSQRRRQRVSGGEGAPKADLMAFSPGLPPGPMVDAGAEDPSAGPDQVGKYVLHKQFPIKADIFKYEHTKNNCIKNLSIAMPSV
- the LOC133758791 gene encoding protocadherin alpha-9-like, coding for MLYSRGGVPQNRLLLLSFVLLAAWRAGSAQLRYSVPEEAQHGTFVGRLAQDLGLPLAELVPRLFRVASRAGGDLLEVNVQNGILFVNARMDREALCGRSAECSVHLEVVVERPLQVFHVEVEVRDINDNPPVFPATRKNLFISEARALDSRLPLEGASDADIGQNALLTYTLSPSEYFSLDVPSSHEQVKPLGLVLRKPLDREEAPELHLLLTATDAGKPELTGTVQLLVTVLDANDNAPAFDRTLYTVRLPENVSVGTPVLTLNASDPDEGLNGDIIYSFSSDVSAGVKSKFHIDAVSGAITVAGLIDFEESQVHKIRVEAMDKGLPPLAGHCTVLVEVVDENDHAPELTVKTLWLPVKEDAPVGTVIALITVSDRDSGANGQVSCALTPDVPFRLLSTFRNYYSLVLESGLDRELVSGYGVVVTARDAGSPALRASASVWVEVADVNDNAPAFAQAEYTVFVRENNAPGCHLVTVSARDADARENARVSYSLVERRVGERLLSSYVSVHAESGRVHALQPLDREELELLRFEVSARDAGVPALGSNVTLQVFVLDENDHAPWVLPRGAGGPASEAVPVWVSRSAGAGHVVAKVRAVDADAGYNAWLSYELQAAPNANANANGAVAASSGGARLPFRVGLYTGEISTTRSLDEADLARQRLLVLVKDHGEPALTATATVLLSLVDGGQAPAGVASSSRAAGAAAAGGAAALLDVNASLIVAICAVSSLLVLTLVVWTALRCWAPAAEGACGPGQPALVCASAVGSWSCSQRRRQRVSGGEGAPKADLMAFSPGLPPGPLSEDGTVPPASLDCPGKVGFAHILLICRQFVFQKF